A portion of the Quercus lobata isolate SW786 unplaced genomic scaffold, ValleyOak3.0 Primary Assembly Scq3eQI_1902, whole genome shotgun sequence genome contains these proteins:
- the LOC115972898 gene encoding something about silencing protein 10-like: MGKRGKVINPKRFSRNRGVASDDMDDEIDAFHKQRDIIPLDVNGDIVDSDDEIPVFDLKGMNDDEDEDDETGDIAKMARTQKYLREKFGGVEDAMLEDDEEDEEEQESLWGGKKKEYYHGDNADYEAQSSDDDGPLKEEEAVKKLQMQKAESYTIEDFGLDVIEDCSDPSDKELTLEEMSAKRKGRKKYPGIKEAFDDTGAAYEEVKKDLSALSKEEQMDVLYSSAPELVGLLSELNDAIEQLEKKVDPLLSMVKKEEIMMEGGVHYLEMKQLLLLLYCQAITFYLLLKSEGQPIRDHPVLARLVEIKSLLDKTKQLDGNLPSELEEFLNNNQGVEMVVKLGRENTTLSSDSVTKDQGPYPSAETQETTVAHNTAELENVETLKDTENKAGKRKRQSDQVGVQSMEMLKVRASLEERLKQEGILSSRASKSDKAQKRLKPVNGRLVTYDDFDDDAIDVGATRFSNGHPSSLSTSKLSQIVSAKTNKAKAVSGDDDLPKRDDIGERRRKHELRVLAGAGIKSEDDVVDEVDNFEVNGDADMGDGDTGDSEDEYYKQAEQRRAAKLAAKAEMYSRTSAVVPSSLEPIDGKRYITYEMEKNRGLTRNRKNQTKNPRKKYKEQHKKKVNRRKGQVQEIKKPIGPYGGEASGINVATSRSVRFKN, encoded by the exons ATGGGTAAGAGAGGAAAGGTCATAAACCCTAAGAGGTTTTCACGCAATCGTGGTGTTGCCTCCGATGACATGGACGATGAAATTGATGCCT TTCATAAGCAGAGGGATATTATCCCGCTGGATGTGAACGGTGATATTGTGGACTCAGATGATGAGATACCTGTCTTTGATCTCAAG GGTATGAATGATGACgaggatgaagatgatgaaACTGGAGATATTGCAAAAA TGGCTAGGACACAGAAATATTTACGGGAAAAATTTGGTGGAGTCGAAGATGCTATGcttgaagatgatgaagaagatgaggaagaaCAAGAGTCTCTATGGGGtggaaaaaagaaggaatattATCATGGTGATAATGCTGATTACGAG GCACAATCAAGTGATGATGATGGACCTTTGAAGGAGGAGGAAGCGGTTAAGAAACTACAGATGCAAAAAGCAGAATCTTATACAATTGAAGACTTTGGCCTTGATGTGATTGAAGATTGTAGTGATCCGAGTGATAAGGAATTAACTCTAGAG GAAATGTCAGCCAAAAGAAAAGGCAGAAAAAAATATCCAGGGATCAAAGAAGCCTTTGATGACACGGGAGCAGCTTATGAGGAGGTTAAGAAAGATTTGAGTGCTCTATCAAAGGAGGAACAAATGGATGTTTTATATAG TTCTGCTCCAGAATTAGTTGGCTTGCTGTCGGAGCTGAATGATGCAATTGAACAGCTTGAAAAAAAAGTGGATCCACTTCTAAGCATG GTTAAAAAGGAGGAAATCATGATGGAAGGAGGAGTGCATTATTTGGAGATGAAGCAGCTTCTTTTGCTCTTGTATTGCCAAGCTATAACTTTCTATCTCCTTCTCAAGTCTGAAGGGCAGCCCATTCGTGATCATCCTGTGCTAGCTCGCCTTGTAGAGATCAAGAGCTTATTGGATAAG ACAAAACAACTTGATGGGAATCTTCCATCTGAACTTGAGGAGTTCCTGAACAACAATCAAGGGGTTGAAATGGTAGTAAAGTTGGGTAGAGAGAATACTACATTGTCAAGTGACTCTGTTACAAAAGATCAGGGGCCCTATCCTTCAGCTGAAACCCAAGAAACAACAGTG GCTCATAACACAGCTGAGTTGGAAAATGTGGAAACTTTGAAGGATACTGAGAACAAAGCAGGAAAACGCAAACGCCAG AGTGATCAAGTCGGTGTACAAAGCATGGAAATGTTAAAAGTAAGAGCTTCCCTCGAAGAAAGATTGAAACAAGAGGGTATCCTTAGTTCCAGAGCTTCAAAGTCTGATAAAGCCCAGAAACGTCTGAAGCCAGTTAATGG ACGACTTGTGACATATGATGATTTCGATGATGATGCTATAGACGTGGGGGCTACTAGATTCAGTAATGGTCATCCAAGTTCATTGAGTACAAGTAAACTTTCCCAAATTGTTTCTGCTAAAACAAATAAGGCCAAG GCGGTTTCTGGTGATGATGATTTGCCTAAAAGGGATGATATTGGAGAAAGGCGGAGGAAGCATGAACTCCGAGTGTTGGCTGGAGCTGGAATCAAATCTGAGGATGATGTTGTGGATGAAGTTGACAATTTTGAGGTCAATGGGGATGCTGACATGGGGGATGGTGATACAGGAGATTCAGAAGATGAATATTACAAACAAGCTGAACAACGACGAGCTGCAAAACTTGCTGCCAAAGCTGAGATGTATTCAAG GACCTCAGCGGTAGTCCCATCTTCCCTTGAACCCATTGATGGAAAACGCTATATCACTTATGAG ATGGAGAAGAACAGAGGGCTGACTCGGAACCGCAAGAATCAAACCAAAAATCCTAGGAAGAAGTACAAG GAACAACACAAGAAAAAAGTGAATCGTCGGAAAGGGCAGGTGCAGGAGATCAAGAAACCTATTGGTCCTTATGGTGGAGAAGCCTCTGGAATTAATGTAGCAACCAGCCGGAGTGTTAGATTCAAGAACTAA
- the LOC115972887 gene encoding uncharacterized protein LOC115972887, with amino-acid sequence MGKQLSVIIWLIVFQLLFSTGYGDYGRTPTGTRSSSGGFNSEEASRDAYAALKSNRFPDSSALRRSDRADVDVDSNSILEFNEPVGLQAEAQDGGVMMLPNFNGERDDENSEVYVKVRRIRFSSGAQDVVSYGILSSLLAVSHSEVPGLESGSRRLSLSSGALDVVAYGIWSSLWAVTDSEVPDLERGRPRWSTPGAGTSSQVEKRSNQRLIELGFAILLGSITAIVSIDVGEISSLNRFILNCVLVISIVAFVSLTAAFMTLSSTPSTDTHTTHTANTILARLGFAASAFGFILVIAMGLPDKLL; translated from the coding sequence ATGGGGAAGCAACTCTCAGTGATAATATGGCTAATTGTATTCCAACTCCTTTTTTCAACTGGGTATGGCGACTATGGTCGTACACCCACTGGGACTAGAAGTTCTTCTGGTGGATTCAATTCGGAGGAGGCTAGTCGAGATGCTTATGCGGCCCTAAAAAGTAATCGTTTCCCTGATTCATCAGCTCTTAGAAGATCTGATAGAGCGGATGTGGATGTGGATTCAAATTCAATCCTGGAGTTCAATGAGCCTGTTGGTCTACAAGCGGAAGCCCAAGATGGTGGGGTGATGATGCTGCCAAACTTTAATGGTGAAAGGGATGATGAAAATAGTGAGGTATATGTTAAAGTTCGAAGGATAAGGTTCTCAAGCGGTGCCCAAGATGTAGTTAGTTACGGAATATTGTCAAGTCTGTTGGCTGTTTCACACTCTGAAGTTCCTGGCTTGGAAAGCGGAAGCCGAAGGTTATCATTATCAAGTGGTGCCCTCGATGTAGTTGCTTACGGAATATGGTCAAGTCTGTGGGCTGTTACAGACTCTGAAGTTCCTGACTTGGAAAGAGGAAGGCCAAGGTGGTCAACCCCAGGAGCTGGTACATCCTCTCAAGTAGAGAAAAGGTCGAATCAGAGGCTTATTGAATTAGGTTTTGCAATTCTTCTCGGATCAATTACTGCTATTGTTTCCATCGATGTTGGTGAGATATCATCTCTAAACagatttatattgaattgtgtaTTGGTTATAAGCATAGTGGCTTTTGTTTCTCTCACGGCAGCCTTCATGACTCTCTCATCAACTCCTTCTACTGATACTCATACAACCCACACTGCTAACACAATTTTGGCCAGGCTAGGATTCGCTGCTAGTGCTTTTGGGTTCATATTAGTGATAGCTATGGGCCTCCCAGACAAACTGCTTTAG